One Azospirillum sp. B510 genomic window carries:
- a CDS encoding aspartate kinase produces the protein MARIVLKFGGTSVGDIDRIKNVARKVEQEVKAGHQVAVVVSAMSGVTNQLVKYCNDIDKLHDAREYDAVVASGEQVTSGLLAVALQSLGIPARSWAGWQIPIRTDDTHGKARIVSIDTTEMEKSLQTGEVAVVAGFQGVSEQGRITTLGRGGSDTSAVALAAAVKADRCDIYTDVDGVYTTDPRIVTKARKLDKITYEEMLELASQGAKVLQTRSVEMAMNHRVRVQVLSSFEAAAGSALPGTLVVDEDEIVEKEVVSGIAYSRDEAKITLVGVADQPGVAAAIFGPLTDNAVNVDMIVQNVSEDGKSTDMTFTVGKADLARAVKVLEDAQSTLNYKRIVSDANVVKVSVIGVGMRSHAGVAQRMFKALADKGINIQVISTSEIKISVLIAEEYAELALRALHTAYGLDAA, from the coding sequence ATGGCGCGGATCGTCCTGAAGTTCGGAGGCACGTCGGTCGGCGACATCGACCGCATCAAGAACGTGGCCCGGAAGGTCGAGCAAGAGGTGAAGGCGGGGCATCAGGTCGCCGTCGTCGTGTCGGCGATGTCCGGCGTGACCAACCAGCTCGTCAAATACTGCAACGACATCGACAAGCTGCACGACGCCCGCGAATATGACGCGGTCGTGGCGTCCGGCGAGCAGGTGACCTCCGGCCTGCTGGCCGTCGCCCTGCAATCGCTCGGCATTCCCGCCCGCTCCTGGGCCGGCTGGCAGATTCCGATCCGCACCGACGACACCCACGGCAAGGCGCGCATCGTCTCCATCGACACCACCGAGATGGAAAAATCCCTGCAGACCGGCGAAGTCGCCGTGGTCGCGGGCTTCCAGGGCGTGTCGGAGCAGGGCCGCATCACCACGCTGGGCCGCGGCGGTTCCGACACCTCGGCGGTGGCGCTGGCGGCGGCGGTGAAGGCCGACCGCTGCGACATCTACACCGACGTCGACGGCGTCTACACCACCGACCCGCGCATCGTCACCAAGGCGCGCAAGCTCGACAAGATCACCTACGAGGAGATGCTGGAGCTGGCCTCGCAGGGCGCCAAGGTGTTGCAGACCCGCTCGGTCGAGATGGCGATGAACCACCGCGTGCGCGTGCAGGTGCTGTCGAGCTTCGAAGCGGCGGCCGGCAGCGCGCTTCCCGGAACCCTGGTTGTTGACGAGGACGAGATCGTGGAAAAGGAAGTTGTGAGCGGCATCGCCTACAGCCGCGACGAGGCGAAGATCACCCTGGTGGGCGTCGCCGACCAGCCGGGCGTCGCCGCCGCCATCTTCGGTCCGCTGACCGACAACGCCGTCAACGTCGACATGATCGTCCAGAACGTGTCGGAAGACGGCAAGTCGACCGACATGACCTTCACCGTCGGCAAGGCCGATCTGGCCCGCGCCGTCAAGGTGCTGGAGGACGCCCAGTCCACCCTGAACTACAAGCGCATCGTCTCGGATGCCAATGTGGTGAAGGTGTCGGTCATCGGCGTCGGCATGCGCAGCCATGCCGGCGTCGCCCAGCGCATGTTCAAGGCGCTGGCCGACAAGGGCATCAACATCCAGGTCATCTCGACCTCCGAGATCAAGATTTCGGTCCTGATCGCCGAGGAGTATGCGGAGCTGGCGCTGCGCGCCCTGCACACCGCCTACGGCCTGGACGCCGCCTGA
- the hpf gene encoding ribosome hibernation-promoting factor, HPF/YfiA family gives MQLSVKGKQLDVGDALRSHVADSLNAVVGKYFDKPIEANVVLTKDAHLYKADIQVHVSRGIVLQSAGDATEPYPAFDIACEKLAKRLRRYKRRLRDHHAAENGAAIPASYRVLEAEGDEHHEEVEAAADGAAHPMVVAEMETSIATLSVSEAVMRLELAQAPALMFHNGAHGRLNMVYRRADGNIGWVDPAEKAGA, from the coding sequence ATGCAACTCTCCGTCAAAGGCAAGCAGCTCGATGTGGGTGACGCTCTGCGCTCCCATGTGGCCGACAGCCTGAACGCCGTGGTCGGCAAGTATTTCGACAAGCCGATCGAGGCGAACGTCGTCCTGACCAAGGACGCGCATCTGTACAAGGCCGATATCCAGGTCCATGTGAGCCGCGGAATCGTCCTGCAGAGTGCCGGCGACGCCACCGAACCCTATCCGGCCTTCGACATCGCCTGCGAGAAGCTGGCCAAGCGTCTGCGCCGCTACAAGCGCCGTCTGCGCGACCATCATGCCGCCGAGAACGGCGCCGCCATCCCGGCCAGCTACCGGGTGCTGGAGGCCGAGGGCGACGAGCATCACGAGGAGGTCGAGGCCGCGGCCGATGGCGCCGCCCATCCGATGGTCGTCGCCGAGATGGAGACGAGCATCGCCACCCTGTCGGTCAGCGAGGCGGTGATGCGCCTGGAGCTGGCGCAGGCCCCCGCCCTGATGTTCCACAACGGTGCGCACGGCCGCCTGAACATGGTCTATCGCCGCGCCGACGGGAACATCGGCTGGGTCGATCCGGCGGAGAAGGCCGGCGCCTGA
- the lptB gene encoding LPS export ABC transporter ATP-binding protein, whose amino-acid sequence MTVLTVNGPGAAPAGSGSAATATPTEGLVAQHLGKSFKKRPVVRDVSLSVQRGEAVGLLGPNGAGKTTCFYMITGLIAADSGTITLDGQDITALPMYRRARLGIGYLPQEASIFRGMTVENNIRSVLEVVESDRDAREAMLDELLAEFSVTHLRRSPALALSGGERRRVEIARALAGQPHFILLDEPLAGIDPIAVNDIRELVGHLRDRGIGVLITDHNVRETLDLVDRAYILHDGVVLMEGRPDEIVAHEGVRRVYLGDRFSL is encoded by the coding sequence GTGACCGTGCTGACCGTGAACGGACCCGGCGCCGCTCCCGCCGGCAGCGGCAGTGCCGCCACCGCCACCCCCACCGAAGGGCTGGTGGCCCAGCATCTCGGCAAGTCCTTCAAGAAGCGGCCGGTGGTGCGCGACGTCTCGCTCAGCGTCCAGCGCGGCGAGGCGGTCGGGCTGCTCGGCCCGAATGGCGCCGGCAAGACCACCTGCTTCTACATGATCACCGGCCTGATCGCCGCCGATTCCGGCACGATCACGCTGGATGGCCAGGACATCACCGCGCTGCCGATGTACCGCCGCGCCCGGCTCGGCATCGGCTATCTGCCGCAGGAGGCCTCGATCTTCCGCGGCATGACGGTGGAGAACAACATCCGCTCCGTGCTGGAGGTGGTGGAAAGCGACCGCGACGCGCGGGAGGCGATGCTGGACGAGCTGCTGGCCGAATTCTCGGTGACGCATCTGCGCCGCTCGCCCGCCCTGGCGCTGTCGGGCGGCGAGCGGCGGCGCGTGGAGATCGCCCGCGCGCTGGCCGGACAGCCGCATTTCATCCTGCTGGACGAGCCGCTGGCCGGCATCGACCCCATCGCGGTGAACGACATCCGCGAATTGGTCGGCCACCTGCGCGACCGCGGCATCGGCGTGCTGATCACCGACCACAATGTGCGGGAAACGCTCGATCTCGTCGATCGGGCATATATTTTGCACGACGGTGTGGTACTAATGGAGGGACGGCCGGATGAGATCGTGGCGCACGAGGGCGTGCGCCGGGTCTATCTCGGCGACCGCTTCAGTCTGTAG
- a CDS encoding NAD(P)H-dependent flavin oxidoreductase: MTDAISHAAAGPAQSRLDRPRSDHSRQQQSRLDRLWQRGRDFLGTRTAVMGGAMSWVSERHLVSAISNAGGFGVLACGSMAPDQLAVEIAATRALTAKPFGVNLINMHPALDRLIDVCREQGVGHVVVAGGLPSGATLRRIKDGGAKAMGFAPTLVAGRRLVKHGVDALVIEGTEAGGHIGPVSTTVLAQEILPDLREVPVFVAGGIGRGEAILSYLELGAAGVQIGTRFVCATECVAHPKFKQAFIRASARDAQPSVQIDPRFPVIPVRALANDASKRFTEFQRAVIAKVDAGAMSRDEGMLEIEHFWAGALRRAVIDGDVETGSLMAGQSVGLVTREQPVVDILAELIAQAESALARRAMDEASLGLLAEPTVGAL, translated from the coding sequence ATGACCGACGCCATATCGCACGCGGCGGCAGGACCGGCCCAGTCCCGTCTCGACAGACCCCGTTCCGACCACTCCCGGCAGCAACAATCCCGTCTCGACCGGCTCTGGCAACGGGGCCGGGACTTTCTCGGCACCCGCACCGCCGTGATGGGCGGGGCGATGAGCTGGGTGTCGGAACGGCATCTGGTCTCCGCCATCTCCAATGCCGGCGGCTTCGGCGTGCTGGCCTGCGGTTCGATGGCGCCGGACCAGTTGGCGGTGGAGATCGCCGCCACCCGGGCGCTGACCGCCAAGCCGTTCGGCGTCAACCTGATCAACATGCATCCGGCGCTCGACCGGCTGATCGACGTCTGCCGCGAGCAGGGCGTCGGCCATGTGGTCGTCGCCGGCGGGCTGCCGTCCGGCGCCACCCTGCGCCGCATCAAGGATGGCGGGGCCAAGGCGATGGGCTTCGCCCCGACGCTGGTCGCCGGCCGGCGGCTGGTGAAGCATGGCGTCGACGCGCTGGTGATCGAGGGAACCGAGGCCGGCGGCCATATCGGTCCGGTCTCCACCACCGTGCTGGCCCAGGAAATCCTGCCCGACCTGCGAGAGGTCCCGGTCTTCGTCGCCGGCGGCATCGGCCGCGGCGAGGCGATCCTCTCCTATCTGGAGCTGGGGGCGGCCGGCGTGCAGATCGGCACCCGCTTCGTCTGCGCCACCGAGTGCGTGGCCCATCCCAAGTTCAAGCAGGCCTTCATCCGGGCATCCGCCCGCGACGCCCAGCCGTCGGTGCAGATCGATCCGCGTTTTCCGGTCATTCCGGTGCGGGCGCTGGCGAACGACGCGTCGAAGCGCTTCACCGAGTTCCAGCGCGCGGTCATCGCCAAGGTCGATGCCGGCGCGATGAGCCGCGACGAAGGCATGCTGGAGATCGAGCATTTCTGGGCCGGCGCGCTGCGCCGCGCGGTCATCGACGGCGATGTCGAGACCGGCTCGCTGATGGCCGGGCAGAGCGTCGGGCTGGTCACCCGCGAACAGCCGGTGGTCGACATCCTGGCCGAATTGATCGCCCAGGCCGAATCGGCGCTGGCACGGCGGGCGATGGATGAGGCATCGTTGGGATTACTGGCGGAGCCGACGGTGGGAGCGCTGTAG
- a CDS encoding Uma2 family endonuclease, with product MGNAQRKPWISPQDYLAAERSAEVRHEYVDGEIFAMVGASRRHATIVGNLFVALRQAARARGCQAYANDVKVRVEAANAFYYPDLVATCSSGDDDPYVVKDPVLVVEVLSDSTEAIDRREKRTNYQKIPSLREIVLVSQSERLVEVYRRDGGGWTVDVVRDGPVMLAALDLAIPLEAVYED from the coding sequence ATGGGAAACGCACAGCGCAAGCCCTGGATTTCGCCGCAGGACTACCTCGCCGCCGAACGCAGCGCCGAGGTCCGCCACGAGTATGTCGATGGCGAGATCTTCGCCATGGTCGGGGCGAGCCGCCGTCATGCCACCATCGTCGGCAATTTGTTCGTCGCCCTGCGGCAGGCCGCCCGCGCCCGTGGATGTCAGGCTTACGCCAACGACGTGAAGGTCCGCGTCGAGGCGGCGAACGCCTTCTACTATCCCGACCTCGTCGCGACCTGCTCCAGTGGTGACGACGACCCCTATGTCGTCAAGGACCCGGTCCTGGTCGTCGAGGTGCTGTCCGACAGCACCGAGGCCATCGACCGCCGCGAGAAGCGGACCAACTACCAGAAGATCCCGTCCCTGCGCGAGATCGTGCTGGTCTCGCAGAGCGAGCGTCTGGTGGAGGTGTACCGCCGCGACGGCGGCGGCTGGACCGTCGATGTCGTGCGCGACGGTCCGGTCATGCTGGCCGCGTTGGACCTGGCCATTCCACTGGAGGCGGTTTACGAGGACTGA
- the ubiG gene encoding bifunctional 2-polyprenyl-6-hydroxyphenol methylase/3-demethylubiquinol 3-O-methyltransferase UbiG yields the protein MTASSSAFPHASATVSAGGTVDPEDVARFSAIAAEWWDPAGKFKPLHRLNPLRLTYIRDSVCKRLGRDPLAPAPLAGLRVVDIGCGGGLLAEPLARMGAEVVGVDASEKNIKTAATHAAETGTTVDYRATTAEALAASGETFDVVLAMEVIEHVADVALFVKSLSDLLAPGGALFLATLNRTPKSFALAIVGAEYILRWLPRGTHNWRQFLRPSELNAIIRPHGLGMRDLTGITYNPLSDEFRLNPRDLDVNYMGWAERG from the coding sequence ATGACCGCCTCCTCCTCCGCCTTCCCGCACGCGTCCGCAACCGTCTCTGCCGGCGGAACCGTGGATCCGGAGGATGTCGCCCGCTTCTCCGCCATCGCCGCCGAGTGGTGGGATCCGGCCGGCAAGTTCAAGCCGCTGCACCGGCTGAACCCGCTGCGCCTGACCTACATCCGCGACAGCGTGTGCAAGCGGCTGGGCCGCGACCCGCTGGCGCCGGCGCCGCTGGCAGGGCTGCGGGTGGTCGACATCGGCTGTGGCGGCGGCCTGCTGGCCGAACCGCTGGCACGGATGGGCGCCGAGGTGGTCGGCGTCGATGCCTCGGAGAAGAACATCAAGACCGCCGCCACCCATGCCGCCGAGACCGGCACCACCGTCGATTACCGCGCCACCACCGCCGAGGCGCTGGCGGCCAGCGGCGAGACCTTCGACGTGGTGCTGGCGATGGAGGTGATCGAGCATGTCGCCGACGTGGCCCTGTTCGTGAAGTCGCTGTCCGACCTGCTGGCGCCGGGCGGCGCGCTGTTCCTGGCGACGCTGAACCGCACGCCGAAATCCTTCGCGCTCGCCATCGTCGGGGCGGAATACATCCTGCGCTGGTTGCCGCGCGGCACCCACAACTGGCGCCAGTTCCTGCGCCCGTCCGAACTGAACGCCATCATCCGCCCCCACGGGCTGGGCATGCGCGACCTGACCGGCATCACCTACAACCCGCTGAGCGACGAATTCCGGCTGAACCCGCGCGATCTGGACGTGAACTATATGGGGTGGGCTGAACGGGGGTGA
- the ptsN gene encoding PTS IIA-like nitrogen regulatory protein PtsN, producing the protein MLDLISPHAILPNLKAGNKKQALQEMSRKASELTGQHERAIFDVLLERERLGTTGVGHGIAIPHGKLSSLDRVHGVFARLERPIDFDAIDEQPVDLIFLLLAPEQAGADHLKALARVSRLLRDQSMCEKLRGAQSGDAMYALLTQHEPTPSN; encoded by the coding sequence ATGCTCGACCTCATCTCTCCGCACGCCATCCTCCCGAACCTGAAGGCCGGCAACAAGAAGCAGGCCCTGCAGGAGATGTCGCGCAAAGCGTCCGAGCTGACCGGTCAGCACGAGCGGGCGATCTTCGACGTGCTTCTGGAGCGCGAAAGGCTGGGCACGACCGGCGTGGGCCATGGCATCGCCATCCCGCACGGCAAGCTGTCCAGCCTGGACCGCGTCCATGGCGTCTTCGCCCGCCTGGAGCGGCCCATCGATTTCGACGCGATCGATGAGCAGCCGGTCGATCTGATCTTTCTCCTCCTCGCCCCGGAACAGGCGGGAGCCGACCATCTGAAGGCGCTCGCCCGCGTCTCGCGCCTGTTGCGGGACCAGTCCATGTGCGAAAAGCTGCGCGGAGCCCAGTCGGGCGACGCGATGTACGCGCTCCTGACCCAGCACGAGCCGACCCCGTCCAACTGA
- the rpoN gene encoding RNA polymerase factor sigma-54 → MALAQRLDLRQAQTLVMTPQLQQAIKLLQLSNIELSDFVDREIEQNPLLERDGGPADGGSDPVGEGSGGEAPGGLDGPGGMEANGLSADGLNGRDDGPALAPGDGRTRDTVEMTSSDTLASSSEAPLDTDFENVYSDDRFSDGSDGGSEVYGSYGERGGRSGFDDDDSNLEATLTSEKNLRDHLTEQLKIDLPDHGDQLIGLALIDMLDEAGWLIGFDAGALADQLGCGVERVERVLAACQRFDPPGIFARSLKECLAIQLREKNRLDPAMAALLDNLELLAARNLPAIMKVCGVDAEDVADMVADIRKLNPKPALAFDHTPAQLVTPDILMRANPGGGWLIDLNPDTLPRVLVNHRYFARISDSARNKSDKEYISERFQSANWLVKSLHQRATTILKVASEIIRQQDAFFIHGVSHLRPLILRDIAEAIGMHESTVSRVTTNKFMATPRGVFELKYFFTSAIQGADGQASHSAEAVRHRIKTMIDAEKPDDVLSDDKLVEILRSEGIDIARRTVAKYREAMKIPSSVQRRRAKMSRM, encoded by the coding sequence ATGGCGCTTGCTCAACGTCTCGACCTTCGACAAGCCCAGACACTGGTGATGACACCGCAGTTGCAGCAGGCCATCAAGCTGCTGCAACTGTCGAACATCGAACTGTCGGACTTCGTCGATCGCGAGATCGAGCAGAATCCGCTGCTGGAGCGTGACGGCGGCCCGGCCGACGGCGGCAGCGATCCGGTGGGAGAGGGGAGCGGCGGCGAGGCGCCGGGCGGGCTGGACGGCCCCGGCGGCATGGAGGCGAACGGGCTCAGCGCCGACGGGCTGAACGGGCGTGACGACGGCCCGGCCCTGGCGCCGGGCGACGGGCGCACCCGCGACACGGTGGAGATGACCTCCTCGGACACGCTGGCCTCCTCGTCGGAGGCGCCGCTCGACACCGATTTCGAGAATGTCTACAGCGACGACCGCTTTTCCGACGGCTCGGACGGCGGCAGCGAGGTCTACGGCTCCTATGGCGAGCGCGGCGGCCGCAGCGGCTTCGACGATGACGACAGCAATCTCGAAGCGACGCTGACCAGCGAGAAGAACCTCCGCGACCACCTGACCGAACAGCTGAAGATCGACCTGCCCGACCATGGCGACCAGTTGATCGGGCTGGCCCTGATCGACATGCTGGACGAGGCCGGCTGGCTGATCGGCTTCGACGCCGGGGCGCTGGCCGACCAGCTCGGCTGCGGGGTGGAGCGGGTGGAGCGGGTGCTGGCCGCCTGCCAGCGTTTCGACCCGCCCGGCATCTTCGCCCGCTCGCTGAAGGAATGCCTGGCCATCCAGCTGCGCGAGAAGAACCGGCTGGACCCGGCGATGGCGGCGCTGCTCGACAATCTGGAGCTTCTGGCCGCGCGCAACCTGCCGGCCATCATGAAGGTGTGCGGCGTCGATGCCGAGGACGTCGCCGACATGGTCGCCGACATCCGCAAGCTGAACCCGAAGCCGGCGCTGGCCTTCGACCACACCCCGGCCCAGCTGGTCACCCCCGATATCCTGATGCGCGCCAATCCCGGCGGCGGCTGGCTGATCGACCTGAACCCGGACACGCTGCCGCGCGTGCTGGTCAACCACCGCTATTTCGCCCGCATCTCCGACAGCGCCCGCAACAAGTCCGACAAGGAATACATCTCCGAACGCTTCCAGTCGGCGAACTGGCTGGTGAAGTCGCTGCACCAGCGCGCCACCACCATCCTGAAGGTGGCGAGCGAGATCATCCGCCAGCAGGATGCCTTCTTCATCCATGGCGTCTCGCACCTGCGGCCGCTGATCCTGCGCGACATCGCCGAAGCCATCGGCATGCATGAAAGCACCGTCAGCCGCGTCACCACCAACAAGTTCATGGCGACCCCGCGCGGGGTGTTCGAGCTGAAATACTTCTTCACCTCCGCCATCCAGGGGGCCGACGGTCAGGCGTCCCATTCCGCGGAGGCGGTTCGGCACCGCATCAAGACCATGATCGACGCCGAGAAGCCGGATGACGTGCTGTCGGACGACAAACTGGTGGAGATTCTGCGTTCCGAAGGGATCGACATTGCGCGAAGGACGGTCGCGAAGTATCGTGAAGCGATGAAAATACCGTCATCGGTGCAGCGGCGACGCGCCAAGATGTCACGCATGTAG
- the lptC gene encoding LPS export ABC transporter periplasmic protein LptC, with amino-acid sequence MSLDDLRSPDRTAAGNTATEPTAPAPVLSAPVLSAIGPSAGGRARDGRDSGLAAPQAARRAHRRRDTRPVSRIYSRFVSAMKFVLPAAALAMVALLAAWPSLNSPQGARITADAGQTEMLKPRYFSLDEHNQPFSLVAAKADKSTDQPDIVLLDDPRAEMTETTGTWVTMQSDKGWYNQTTGILLMRGNVHVLRDDGNEFTTSEAEADIRKGNAWGDKPVTGQGPQGEINAIGFRMTDRGKNVVFLNQSKAEVQAAERPGSKKP; translated from the coding sequence TTGAGCCTGGACGACCTGCGCAGCCCCGACCGCACAGCGGCCGGCAACACCGCGACCGAGCCCACCGCTCCCGCGCCCGTTCTGTCGGCGCCCGTTCTGTCGGCGATTGGCCCATCGGCGGGAGGACGGGCGCGTGATGGCCGCGACTCCGGCTTGGCGGCACCGCAGGCGGCGCGGCGGGCGCACCGTCGGCGCGACACCCGCCCGGTCAGCCGGATCTACAGCCGTTTCGTCTCGGCCATGAAGTTCGTGCTGCCGGCGGCGGCGCTGGCGATGGTGGCCCTGCTGGCCGCCTGGCCGTCGCTGAACAGCCCGCAGGGCGCCCGGATCACCGCCGACGCCGGGCAGACCGAGATGCTGAAGCCGCGCTATTTCAGCCTGGACGAACACAACCAGCCCTTCTCGCTGGTGGCGGCCAAGGCCGACAAGTCGACCGACCAGCCCGACATCGTCCTGCTGGACGACCCGCGCGCCGAGATGACCGAGACCACCGGCACCTGGGTGACCATGCAGTCCGACAAGGGCTGGTACAATCAGACCACCGGCATCCTGCTGATGCGCGGCAACGTCCATGTCCTGCGCGACGACGGCAACGAGTTCACCACCAGCGAGGCCGAGGCCGACATCCGCAAGGGCAACGCCTGGGGTGACAAGCCGGTGACCGGCCAGGGCCCGCAGGGCGAGATCAACGCCATCGGTTTCCGCATGACGGACCGTGGCAAGAACGTCGTCTTCCTCAACCAGTCGAAGGCCGAGGTCCAGGCCGCCGAACGCCCCGGGAGCAAGAAGCCGTGA
- a CDS encoding LptA/OstA family protein, with amino-acid sequence MTSKRSPVRTALTLSALLAGGLLSGAPALAQGLPGMGGKQPVEINADQAIEWHQDVRAYVARGNASAKRNESTVFADVLTAYYREVPGKGNEVFQLVADGNVRVVSPNQQVFGDHGVYDVDKQVAVVTGKDLKLITAKDVVTARDSLEYYEAQDLTVARGDAVAVRGNDRLRADVLIGRLKKMPDGTSQMERIDGSGNIIVTTPTDVALSDKLVYSVADNVAVLIGNVRITRGDNQLNGEAAEMNMNTKINRVIAGRDAGGRVSGLLIPADKTDGGKTGAGNTGAPAGKKP; translated from the coding sequence GTGACGTCCAAACGGTCGCCAGTCCGTACCGCCCTGACCTTGTCGGCCCTGCTGGCCGGCGGTCTCCTTTCCGGCGCTCCCGCCCTTGCCCAGGGCCTGCCCGGCATGGGCGGCAAGCAGCCGGTGGAGATCAACGCCGACCAGGCGATCGAATGGCACCAGGATGTCCGCGCCTATGTGGCGCGCGGCAACGCCTCGGCCAAGCGCAACGAGTCGACCGTCTTCGCCGACGTGCTGACCGCCTATTACCGCGAGGTCCCCGGCAAGGGGAACGAGGTGTTCCAACTGGTGGCCGACGGCAATGTCCGCGTCGTCAGCCCGAACCAGCAGGTTTTCGGCGACCATGGCGTCTATGACGTCGACAAGCAGGTCGCCGTCGTCACCGGCAAGGACCTGAAGCTGATCACCGCCAAGGATGTCGTGACCGCCCGCGACAGTCTGGAATATTACGAGGCGCAGGATTTGACCGTGGCCCGCGGCGACGCGGTGGCGGTGCGCGGCAACGACCGGCTGCGCGCCGACGTGCTGATCGGCCGGCTGAAGAAGATGCCGGACGGCACCTCCCAGATGGAGCGGATCGACGGGTCCGGCAACATCATCGTCACCACCCCCACCGACGTGGCGCTGTCCGACAAGCTGGTCTATTCGGTGGCCGACAATGTCGCGGTGCTGATCGGCAATGTCCGGATCACCCGCGGCGACAACCAGCTGAACGGCGAAGCCGCCGAGATGAACATGAACACCAAGATCAATCGCGTCATCGCCGGCCGCGACGCCGGCGGCCGGGTCAGCGGCCTGCTGATTCCCGCCGATAAGACTGATGGTGGCAAGACCGGCGCCGGCAATACGGGCGCCCCGGCGGGCAAGAAGCCGTGA